The following is a genomic window from bacterium.
ACTCCTAAACTGTCAGATTCTCTCATCTCTGCCGGGTTATCAAGATTAGTTGTGTCTTTACAAGGAACAACAAAAAAAGAATATCAAAAAATATGCAAGGTAAATGTAGATTTTGAAAACTTGGTCGAGAACTTGAAATATTTTTTTAAAAATAAAGGCAATACCCAAGTATATATTAAAATTATAGATTGTGCGATAGGTAGCAAGGACGAGGAACAAAGATTTTACGAAATTTTTGGAGATATTTGCGATACTATTGCAATTGAACATGTTGGTCCCATCTTTCCCTATGTAGACTATAAACACTTGTTAAAAAATAAGAATCTCAAACTTACTCAGTTCGGATTGCCTGTATCGGAAGTTCAAATTTGTCCACAACCCTTTTTTACCCTGCAAATTAATCCGGACGGGAAAGTAGTCCCTTGTTATTCTATTATATATCCAACTATTATGGGCGATTGCAATAACCAGTCTGTATGCGAAATATGGAATGGTAAACAGTTTCAACATTTTAGACGCGAGATGCTTGACGGAGCTAAAAATGTCTGCGATATCTGTGCGGATTGTAAAATCGTTAAACATAGATTATTTCCCGAAGATGTCTTGAATAATGATGCCGAACGGCTTAAAAAGTTTTATAAATTTTGAAAATAAAAAATAAAGGGTAAAAAGAAGATATAATGTCACGCTTTTCATATTATATTGAAATGTCAAAAGAAATACACCTGTTAAAGGCGACACCCAAAGTTTGGAATTACATAAAGTATCGTTTTTTAAAGCGAAAGGCTTTGATGTCCGTGCGGCGGTATACACCCCAGATTGCCTCATTGTTTCTCACTATGCGATGCAACCTAAATTGCGGGTACTGCAATTCGGCAAAAATCTTCCGGGAAGGAAAAGTGAACTGGCGTGAAAGTGAAGCAACTCTTGGAAAAGTCAAGAGTATTTTTGCAAACCCATTATTCGCGAACTGCATATTTGTTGATCTATCTGGAGGAGAACCTCTATTGGTACAAGATCTGGACCATATTGTTGCTTATCTGGCAAAACGTGGACATACTACGAATGTTATCACTAATGGGTTATTATTGAATGAACGCATTGTGGAGTTGAAACGTGCCGGAGTTTCACGAATCAGTATCTCTCTATATGATGAAAA
Proteins encoded in this region:
- a CDS encoding radical SAM protein, producing MKARNISGQAPGGKRTVLAKVLPLDTPILVQIFPIYACNFKCNYCVFSVDKKKRGFISDKNIMDFGLYKKCIDDIALFPNKLKTLRFVGMGEPLLHKNITGMVKYAVSKNIANRVEILTNASLLTPKLSDSLISAGLSRLVVSLQGTTKKEYQKICKVNVDFENLVENLKYFFKNKGNTQVYIKIIDCAIGSKDEEQRFYEIFGDICDTIAIEHVGPIFPYVDYKHLLKNKNLKLTQFGLPVSEVQICPQPFFTLQINPDGKVVPCYSIIYPTIMGDCNNQSVCEIWNGKQFQHFRREMLDGAKNVCDICADCKIVKHRLFPEDVLNNDAERLKKFYKF